One window of the Psychromonas sp. psych-6C06 genome contains the following:
- a CDS encoding polysaccharide lyase 6 family protein produces the protein MKKLSFIAIAAMLSQPLMALTHSDLLDNKRLTPIVASSVNATQSKQVENLKEQLQTLKSGDTLILSPGRYQDLGIVEINADNITIKAEKPGQAWLTGLVQLVVKSNNVVIDGLVFTEGGPAERFGALRLEGDNNVLKNTTFKDFNHDYAYQPDERRQEYPKYLWISLWGKNAQLINNRFEAKYKRGTLIGVQKDETADNHIIKHNLFYSQKPNQYNEFAIKEAIRYNGNSWEAIRVGDSKASQFPSKTLIEENLFVDMDGEREMISLKSGENIIRGNTIFNSASMISLRHGKANIVENNVILGNNKQLTGGMRIYDEDHVIRNNYIAGTRGSEGDIKGNADVRGGIVLNTGIIDVANGEKLDQSVKGKELNKQWTPKNITITNNTIYDADWGIVHGSQGHRVSLFDNKQVENIYGGVDIHFADNFVMTTNEQQVAVRASEQFPLQKATYQNERYIGQLIEAKQLNNYSLATQGVKEKNSFFYLPQQGADVNQLKIMTTETVGPNYIIK, from the coding sequence ATGAAAAAGTTAAGCTTTATTGCTATTGCAGCAATGCTTAGTCAGCCATTGATGGCCCTTACGCATAGTGATTTGCTAGACAATAAACGTTTAACCCCAATCGTTGCCAGTAGTGTAAATGCAACACAATCAAAACAAGTTGAAAATTTAAAAGAGCAACTTCAAACATTAAAATCGGGTGATACTTTAATCCTTAGCCCAGGCCGTTATCAAGACTTAGGCATTGTTGAAATTAATGCAGACAACATCACCATTAAAGCTGAAAAGCCAGGACAAGCATGGTTAACTGGCTTAGTACAACTAGTGGTAAAAAGTAACAATGTTGTGATCGATGGCCTAGTGTTTACTGAAGGTGGACCTGCTGAGCGCTTTGGTGCATTGCGTCTGGAAGGTGATAACAATGTGTTAAAGAACACTACGTTTAAAGACTTCAATCATGATTATGCTTATCAACCTGACGAGCGTCGCCAAGAGTATCCAAAGTATCTTTGGATTTCACTCTGGGGAAAAAATGCACAATTAATTAATAACCGTTTTGAAGCTAAATATAAGCGCGGTACATTAATTGGTGTACAAAAAGATGAAACGGCTGACAATCATATTATTAAACATAATCTTTTCTATAGCCAAAAACCAAATCAATATAACGAGTTTGCTATCAAAGAAGCGATTCGTTACAACGGTAATAGTTGGGAGGCTATTCGTGTTGGAGACAGTAAAGCATCCCAATTTCCATCAAAGACATTAATCGAAGAAAATTTGTTTGTTGATATGGATGGAGAACGTGAAATGATCTCTTTGAAATCAGGTGAAAATATCATTCGTGGTAATACTATTTTTAATAGTGCATCGATGATTTCACTGCGTCACGGCAAAGCAAACATCGTTGAAAATAACGTTATTCTTGGTAACAACAAACAATTAACAGGTGGTATGCGTATCTACGATGAAGATCATGTGATTCGTAATAACTATATAGCCGGCACTCGTGGTAGTGAAGGTGATATTAAAGGTAATGCTGATGTACGCGGTGGCATTGTTTTAAACACCGGTATTATTGATGTGGCTAATGGTGAAAAGCTAGACCAATCGGTTAAAGGTAAAGAGCTAAATAAGCAGTGGACACCGAAAAATATCACCATTACCAACAACACTATTTATGATGCCGATTGGGGGATTGTACATGGTAGTCAAGGTCACCGTGTGAGCTTGTTTGATAACAAACAGGTAGAGAATATTTACGGCGGTGTCGATATCCATTTTGCGGATAATTTTGTGATGACCACTAATGAACAACAAGTGGCAGTGAGAGCAAGTGAGCAGTTCCCGTTACAGAAAGCGACTTATCAGAATGAGCGCTATATTGGCCAATTAATCGAAGCAAAACAGTTAAATAATTACAGCCTAGCGACACAAGGCGTAAAAGAGAAAAATAGCTTTTTCTATCTGCCACAACAAGGCGCAGATGTGAACCAATTAAAAATTATGACCACTGAAACTGTTGGTCCAAATTATATT
- a CDS encoding transporter, with translation MNIDIVVVLAYFGFLVAIGWLFRSFSTSTSDYFRGGGKMLWWMVGATAFMTQFSAWTFTGAAGKAFTDGFAIVILFLANAFGYFMNWAYFAPKFRQLRVVTAIEAIKKRFGRTSEQFFTWGSMPDSIISAGVWLNGLAIFVAAVFGIDMGTTIIATGLVLLIMSVTGGSWAVVASDFVQMLVIMAVTITCAIAAYFHGGGIMNIVDNFNGNFMVGSNLNYMSIFVLWIVFIFVKQFGVMNNSINAYRYLCAKDSENARKAAGLAAVLMIVGPVIWFLPPWYVNAFMPDFALAFESMGNKAGDAAYLAFVQQVMPAGMVGLLMAAMFAATMSSMDSGLNRNAGIFIRNFYSPILRKGEASEKELMLASRLATVAMGIIIIAIGLFINSLKHLSLFDIVLNIGALIGFPMLIPVLLGMWVRNTPDWSGWATLVVGGVVSYVFGIALTAGHIENLFGLETALTGREWADLKVGLSLGAHVVITGGFFLCTYFFFKPRSEARQEEIDELFRDWNTPVVASGEEQQNLDTKQRSILGNLISIAGFGILAMALIPNEPSGRGLFILCGSMVLTAGILLLQAARKPAQAE, from the coding sequence ATGAATATAGACATAGTTGTTGTACTCGCTTATTTCGGATTTTTAGTCGCAATAGGCTGGTTGTTCCGCTCATTTAGCACTTCCACTAGTGATTACTTTAGAGGCGGCGGTAAAATGCTTTGGTGGATGGTTGGTGCGACTGCCTTCATGACACAATTCTCTGCATGGACATTTACCGGTGCCGCGGGTAAAGCATTTACAGATGGTTTTGCCATTGTAATATTATTCTTAGCCAATGCATTTGGTTACTTTATGAACTGGGCTTATTTCGCGCCTAAGTTTAGACAGCTCCGTGTTGTTACTGCTATTGAGGCGATCAAAAAACGTTTTGGTCGAACTTCAGAGCAGTTTTTTACTTGGGGTAGCATGCCAGACAGCATTATATCTGCAGGTGTGTGGCTAAATGGTCTGGCGATCTTTGTTGCAGCTGTGTTTGGTATCGATATGGGCACCACCATTATCGCAACGGGTTTAGTATTACTTATTATGTCTGTAACTGGTGGTTCATGGGCGGTTGTAGCTTCTGACTTTGTACAGATGTTAGTTATTATGGCTGTAACTATTACGTGTGCAATTGCTGCTTACTTCCATGGTGGCGGTATCATGAATATTGTTGATAACTTTAACGGTAACTTCATGGTCGGTAGTAACCTTAACTACATGAGCATCTTTGTTCTTTGGATTGTTTTCATTTTCGTGAAACAGTTCGGTGTAATGAATAACAGTATTAACGCATACCGTTACCTGTGTGCAAAAGACAGTGAAAATGCACGTAAGGCGGCTGGTCTTGCGGCTGTATTAATGATTGTTGGTCCGGTTATTTGGTTCTTACCACCTTGGTATGTAAATGCCTTTATGCCTGATTTTGCTTTAGCATTTGAGTCTATGGGCAATAAAGCGGGTGATGCAGCTTACCTAGCCTTTGTACAGCAAGTGATGCCAGCAGGTATGGTTGGTTTGTTAATGGCTGCGATGTTTGCTGCAACCATGTCATCAATGGATTCGGGTCTAAACCGTAATGCAGGTATCTTTATTCGTAACTTCTACTCGCCAATTTTACGTAAAGGTGAGGCAAGTGAAAAAGAGCTTATGTTAGCAAGTCGTCTTGCAACGGTTGCGATGGGTATCATCATCATTGCCATTGGTCTATTTATCAACTCACTGAAACATTTAAGCTTATTCGATATTGTATTAAATATTGGCGCATTAATCGGCTTCCCTATGTTAATTCCTGTACTACTTGGTATGTGGGTACGTAATACACCAGATTGGTCTGGTTGGGCAACATTAGTTGTTGGTGGTGTGGTTTCATATGTATTTGGTATTGCGTTAACAGCAGGACACATTGAAAACCTATTTGGTTTAGAAACAGCATTAACCGGCCGTGAATGGGCTGACCTGAAAGTTGGTTTAAGCTTAGGTGCGCATGTTGTTATTACGGGTGGTTTCTTCTTATGTACTTATTTCTTCTTTAAGCCTCGTAGTGAAGCGCGTCAAGAAGAGATTGATGAGCTATTCCGCGATTGGAATACGCCGGTTGTCGCATCAGGTGAAGAGCAACAAAACCTAGATACAAAACAGCGTTCAATTTTAGGTAATTTAATCTCAATTGCAGGTTTCGGTATTCTGGCAATGGCATTAATTCCAAATGAACCATCAGGACGCGGATTGTTTATCTTATGTGGAAGCATGGTGTTAACAGCAGGTATCTTACTGTTACAAGCCGCGCGTAAACCAGCACAAGCTGAATAA
- a CDS encoding heparinase II/III family protein — MQANLSTVLMDQEEINEIQQELGKASLMGKSLEQLIIDTDNYMALPLDVPGHSPAGGYAHNKHQQNGKYIDQAGRLFLITGDEKYAQFTANLLMQYADKYLKLGFQEQRNTNPPGRLFHQLLNEHVWLLYASLGYSCISHWLSATQRQEIIARLFIPLLDMSTVQYDFDFDRIHNHGIWAVASVAICGAAIGQDKYIDMSIHGLKGDDEEGGFLAQISKLFAPSGYYMEGPYYHRYAIRPLAMFAELVHRFRPELDIFNFKDQVIGKTIQAMLSTAYPNGVFPALNDASKTMDIKDEGVIIALSLFAKHYPENENILGMAKIQERVWVNGCGLVLSKAYEAKNKIEMPCLPSVELNEGRDGDKGAQGFIRMQNNTGDISQLVMNYGQHGMDHGHFDTLGLTYFNNNQEVLREYGFGRWVNVEPKFGGRYLDENKSYARQTIAHNLVTVDAGCQNSFDINTAEAKHGEPHFFIGNGNLQGMSAYAHDFYPGVTQQRTLLLVNHEQLAHPLLIDLFRLSSEETHQYDYALQYEGQIVRTNVELEHHNTLNSMGNDFGYQHLWNVAQGKAQDTTLVSWLQGQSYYTWLSASSSDDTLFCTRTGANDPSFNLRSETSLVLRRQARNSLFASVIETHGYFNEAIEASLDARGKIQHINIIGFNDHASIIEVYGEGIDLTIMVNNAPDATVDSQTTIEFNQQTYSWQGFLAVESKRS; from the coding sequence ATGCAAGCTAATTTATCTACTGTTCTTATGGATCAAGAAGAGATCAATGAAATACAACAAGAATTAGGAAAAGCTTCTTTAATGGGCAAAAGCCTCGAACAACTCATTATTGATACTGATAACTATATGGCATTGCCTCTTGATGTTCCTGGTCATAGCCCAGCAGGAGGGTATGCGCATAATAAACATCAACAAAATGGTAAATATATTGATCAAGCAGGTAGACTATTTTTAATTACCGGCGATGAAAAATATGCTCAATTTACAGCAAACTTATTAATGCAATACGCTGATAAATATTTAAAGCTTGGTTTTCAAGAGCAGCGTAATACCAACCCGCCAGGCCGTTTATTCCACCAGCTTTTAAATGAACATGTTTGGCTACTTTATGCCAGCTTAGGTTACAGCTGTATTAGCCATTGGTTATCAGCCACCCAACGACAAGAGATTATTGCTCGCTTATTTATTCCTCTATTAGATATGTCGACTGTCCAATATGATTTCGATTTTGATCGTATTCATAATCATGGTATTTGGGCCGTTGCGTCAGTTGCTATTTGTGGTGCAGCAATAGGCCAAGATAAATACATCGACATGTCTATTCATGGCCTAAAAGGCGATGATGAAGAAGGTGGGTTCTTAGCACAAATCAGTAAACTGTTTGCACCCTCTGGCTATTATATGGAAGGTCCTTATTATCATCGTTATGCAATCCGCCCATTAGCTATGTTTGCTGAACTAGTACATCGCTTTCGCCCTGAATTAGATATTTTTAACTTTAAAGATCAAGTTATTGGTAAAACCATCCAAGCAATGTTATCAACTGCCTATCCTAATGGCGTATTTCCTGCTTTAAACGACGCTTCCAAAACAATGGATATTAAAGATGAAGGCGTAATCATCGCACTTAGCTTGTTTGCTAAACATTACCCAGAAAATGAAAATATTTTAGGTATGGCAAAAATTCAAGAGCGAGTTTGGGTTAATGGATGTGGGTTAGTGTTATCAAAGGCATATGAAGCTAAAAATAAGATTGAGATGCCCTGTTTACCAAGTGTTGAGCTCAATGAAGGTCGTGATGGTGACAAAGGAGCCCAGGGATTTATCCGCATGCAAAATAATACCGGTGATATAAGCCAACTGGTAATGAACTATGGTCAGCATGGTATGGATCATGGTCACTTTGATACTTTAGGATTAACCTACTTTAATAATAACCAAGAAGTATTACGTGAATATGGTTTTGGTCGTTGGGTAAATGTAGAGCCTAAATTTGGTGGTCGTTATCTTGATGAAAACAAATCTTACGCGCGTCAGACTATTGCTCATAACCTAGTCACTGTCGATGCTGGCTGTCAAAACAGTTTTGATATCAACACTGCAGAAGCAAAACATGGTGAACCACATTTCTTTATCGGTAATGGTAACCTACAAGGCATGAGTGCATATGCCCATGACTTTTACCCTGGCGTAACACAGCAACGTACATTATTGTTGGTAAATCATGAACAGCTTGCACACCCACTACTTATCGACCTTTTTCGTTTGAGTAGCGAAGAGACACATCAATATGATTACGCATTACAGTATGAAGGCCAGATAGTACGAACCAATGTTGAACTTGAACACCATAATACGCTCAATTCAATGGGCAATGACTTTGGTTATCAACATCTATGGAATGTCGCACAGGGCAAGGCTCAAGACACAACATTAGTAAGCTGGTTACAAGGGCAAAGTTATTATACTTGGCTAAGTGCATCATCATCCGATGATACGCTTTTCTGCACGCGCACAGGCGCGAATGATCCTTCATTTAACCTACGCAGCGAAACCAGCTTAGTTTTACGTCGACAAGCGAGAAATAGTTTATTTGCCAGTGTTATTGAAACTCATGGCTACTTTAATGAAGCAATTGAGGCTAGCCTTGATGCGCGCGGTAAAATACAACATATTAATATTATTGGCTTTAATGATCATGCATCGATCATTGAAGTATATGGAGAAGGTATTGATTTAACGATCATGGTCAATAATGCTCCCGACGCCACAGTAGATAGCCAAACCACTATCGAATTTAATCAACAAACATACAGCTGGCAAGGATTTCTAGCAGTAGAATCAAAGAGGTCTTAA
- a CDS encoding heparinase II/III family protein — protein MSYQPLLISFEEAAALRKHLNKDSLIGHSIAEEIEALESYMPIGIEIPGHGEAGGYEHNRHKQNYIHLDLAGRLYLITEDKRYLDYATSMLIEYAKVYKTRELNISRDSNKPGRLFHQTLNENMWMLYSSCAYSCIRHELTDDQQQLIENDLFKVMLEMFVETYAENFDIIHNHGLWSVASAGICAYAINDQATVDKAVYGLKGDSVSGGFIAQLTQLFSPDGYYMEGPYYHRFSLRPIFLFAETIERRQPEIGIYKLKDEVIKTTAFAVMSTAFPNGTLPALNDSSRTMDIKDLGILLATNICFKRYEQNETLLAMAKHQGKVWVHHTGEALSNALDKNADVANFNWGSLSLTDGAQGECGGITILRHRDVQSDDSMALLWYGQHGSDAKLHSALDHGHFDGLHLSLFNNNQEFTHDYGYGRWVNIEPKFGGRYIPENKTYCKQTIAHNTVVVDQISQNQGVTAIAQQHFGEKHFTLLGDDKLQAMSAFARGYYPGVDQQRTVIMAELEGFEKPLIIDLFRMISDEQHCYDYPVHYTGQIVHTNFEYQQHSSLNTLGEAHGYQHLWNIGQGKVEKSSLTTWLMGDSYYSLISSANENSEFIFARTGANDPDFNLRSEPMFVLRQKGDNHLFANVYETHGYFNEAIEASLNARGLVHSVTVLHSNDDASVVAINLVSGKQIKVCVANRVDVDAQTNNNVEINGEVINWQGAVALI, from the coding sequence ATGAGTTATCAACCACTACTAATTAGTTTTGAAGAAGCAGCTGCATTACGCAAACACCTAAATAAAGATTCTTTGATCGGCCACTCTATTGCCGAAGAGATTGAAGCTCTTGAATCATATATGCCGATAGGTATTGAAATTCCTGGGCATGGTGAAGCTGGCGGTTACGAACATAACCGTCACAAACAGAACTACATCCACTTAGATTTAGCAGGTCGTTTATATTTGATCACTGAAGATAAACGTTACCTCGATTACGCAACAAGCATGCTAATTGAGTACGCGAAAGTTTACAAAACACGTGAATTAAACATTAGCCGTGATTCAAATAAGCCTGGTCGTCTATTTCACCAAACATTAAATGAAAATATGTGGATGTTATATTCATCATGCGCATACTCTTGTATTCGCCATGAGTTAACTGACGATCAACAGCAACTTATCGAAAATGATCTTTTCAAAGTAATGCTAGAAATGTTCGTTGAAACCTATGCAGAAAACTTCGATATTATTCATAACCATGGCCTATGGTCTGTGGCAAGTGCTGGTATTTGTGCTTACGCAATTAATGACCAAGCTACGGTAGACAAAGCTGTATATGGGCTAAAAGGCGATAGTGTTTCAGGTGGCTTCATAGCGCAACTTACACAACTATTCTCACCAGATGGTTACTACATGGAAGGCCCTTACTATCACCGTTTTTCATTACGTCCTATCTTCCTATTTGCAGAAACCATTGAACGTCGCCAACCTGAAATAGGTATCTACAAATTAAAAGATGAAGTGATTAAAACGACTGCCTTTGCGGTCATGTCGACAGCATTCCCTAACGGTACATTGCCTGCACTTAATGATTCATCTCGTACCATGGATATTAAAGATCTGGGTATTTTATTAGCGACCAATATCTGTTTTAAACGCTATGAACAAAATGAAACGTTATTAGCGATGGCTAAACATCAAGGTAAAGTCTGGGTTCATCATACCGGTGAAGCACTATCAAATGCTTTAGATAAAAATGCTGATGTAGCAAACTTTAACTGGGGTAGCTTAAGCTTAACTGACGGGGCACAGGGTGAATGTGGCGGTATTACGATTCTCCGCCATCGAGATGTACAATCAGATGATAGTATGGCGCTACTTTGGTATGGCCAGCACGGTAGTGATGCGAAGCTACACTCTGCATTGGATCATGGTCACTTTGACGGTTTACATTTAAGTCTATTTAATAATAATCAAGAGTTCACGCATGACTACGGTTATGGTCGCTGGGTAAATATCGAGCCTAAATTTGGTGGTCGTTACATTCCTGAAAACAAAACCTACTGTAAACAAACTATTGCCCATAACACCGTGGTAGTTGATCAAATCAGCCAAAACCAAGGTGTCACTGCAATTGCTCAGCAACACTTTGGTGAAAAACACTTCACTTTATTAGGTGATGACAAACTACAGGCAATGAGTGCTTTCGCACGCGGTTATTACCCGGGTGTTGACCAGCAACGCACTGTCATCATGGCCGAACTTGAGGGGTTTGAAAAGCCACTTATTATCGATCTATTCCGTATGATCAGCGATGAGCAACATTGTTATGACTACCCTGTTCATTATACGGGTCAAATTGTGCATACTAACTTTGAATATCAACAGCATAGTAGTTTAAATACGCTTGGTGAAGCACATGGATATCAACATTTATGGAATATCGGTCAAGGTAAAGTTGAAAAATCATCGCTTACTACTTGGTTAATGGGTGATAGTTATTACTCACTAATAAGTAGTGCAAATGAAAATAGTGAATTTATATTTGCTCGCACAGGCGCAAATGATCCTGATTTCAATTTACGTAGCGAGCCGATGTTTGTATTACGTCAGAAAGGCGATAATCATCTATTTGCTAACGTTTATGAAACACATGGCTACTTTAATGAAGCAATAGAAGCGAGTTTAAATGCACGTGGTTTAGTTCACTCTGTTACCGTTTTGCATTCGAATGATGATGCTTCTGTGGTCGCGATTAATCTAGTTTCAGGAAAACAGATTAAAGTTTGTGTTGCTAATCGCGTGGATGTCGATGCTCAAACAAATAATAACGTTGAAATTAATGGTGAAGTAATTAACTGGCAAGGTGCGGTTGCACTCATTTAA